One genomic segment of Salinigranum rubrum includes these proteins:
- a CDS encoding DUF5814 domain-containing protein, producing the protein MAITDKVYLKNHRQIVSQLDTSIPKGAFKGATIELLYSGEGLSKVDDATRDRLLDFAGDFLDCEDEDQLYTGYPERQFVRYLLELREQGLGPDDIVHVMGDEYMLYAYPGDVLSFLDQAVRTLEAAETLAKVDGHPERERELGAVKRSLSGQR; encoded by the coding sequence GTGGCCATCACCGACAAGGTCTACCTGAAGAACCACCGTCAGATCGTCTCCCAGTTGGACACCTCTATCCCGAAGGGAGCGTTCAAGGGGGCGACAATCGAACTCCTCTACTCCGGTGAGGGCCTCTCGAAAGTCGACGACGCGACGCGTGACCGCCTTCTCGATTTCGCGGGGGACTTCCTCGACTGCGAGGACGAAGACCAACTGTACACGGGCTACCCCGAGCGACAGTTCGTCCGCTACCTGCTCGAACTCCGTGAGCAGGGGCTGGGTCCCGACGACATCGTCCACGTGATGGGGGACGAGTACATGCTGTACGCGTACCCGGGTGACGTCCTCTCCTTTCTGGACCAGGCGGTCCGCACCCTGGAGGCGGCGGAGACGCTCGCAAAGGTCGACGGGCATCCCGAACGCGAGCGCGAACTCGGCGCGGTAAAGCGGTCGCTGTCGGGTCAGCGGTAG